The genomic region ATATTGTTCCCTTAATTCTAGCCAGTTTTCTACCTGTCCCGGTTCATATTCTCCCGGTTTACCCCATTGTAAAAATAAACTCAGCGCCGCTTCTTTCTTCTCATCTAAAAATCTGATGGCATAAGTGGTAAAATTGCCCCTTTTTGCTTCCCCTGTTTCAAACTTCACCTCCACAATTTTATCCATATTTAAATGAAATTCAAATCCATCATTGTGCATGTTAGCATATTTCCCCTTAGCTAATTCCGCATAGAATAATTTTTCTATTTTACCCCTTGCTTCTAAAACAGCAGCACTGCTAGTAACAATTAGTCGTAAAGTTCCTAAAGTTTCGCAAGCTGCCAAAAATTCCTTTAATGTTGTGTTCATATTCCGTAATATTTGTGTTTACCATTCAATTACCATCAAAACTGGCGTAGGAACCTCAAATCACTGTTATACAAACGGCGGATATCATCAATTTGATGTAAAACCATAGCAAAACGCTCCACACCAAAACCCGCAGCAAAACCACTATAAATTTCTGGATCGTAACCTACAGATTTCAATACATTAGGATCAACCATACCACAACCCATTACTTCTAACCATTTACCATTCCATTCCAAGTCTACTTCCGCTGAAGGCTCTGTAAAAGGGAAATAACTAGCTCTAAATCTTATGGGTAGATCTCCAAACATGGATTGTAAAAATACTTTTACGGTTCCTTTTAAATCTGTAAAGGTTAAACCTTCATCTACTGCTAAAAGTTCAATCTGGTGAAATACTGCTGAATGGGTAGCATCCACATCATCTCTACGATAAACCCTCCCCG from Cylindrospermopsis curvispora GIHE-G1 harbors:
- a CDS encoding ChuX/HutX family heme-like substrate-binding protein — encoded protein: MNTTLKEFLAACETLGTLRLIVTSSAAVLEARGKIEKLFYAELAKGKYANMHNDGFEFHLNMDKIVEVKFETGEAKRGNFTTYAIRFLDEKKEAALSLFLQWGKPGEYEPGQVENWLELREQYGEVWQPLPVTSL